The Nitrospirae bacterium YQR-1 DNA segment TTCAACCTATGAAAATGCCGTCCAGAAAAACACGGAATTAATCAAAGCACAGTTTGAGTTAAAAACCCTCAACGAGGAGCTTGAAAATAAGGTAAGAGAGCGGACTAAGGAGCTGCAAGCCTCTGAGGAGTCTTACAAAGTGCTCTTTGAAAATACATTCAGCGGATTTTACAGATTTAGCCCCGAGGGCAAATTCCTTTCGATAAACCCGGCCTTTACCACGATGCTGGGTTATTCAAGTAAGGACGAGCTTTTGACCTTTTGTCAGGACCTGTCCTGCCAGTATTTTAAGCGCAAAGACTATGAAAAATTTATGGAAGCCCTGAAAAACAATGCTTCTATTAAAGACTTTGTGAGCCATTTAAAGAAGAAAGACGGCAGCGAGCTGATTATTGAACAGAACATCAGGGTGGTGAAAAACGAGGCGGGGCAGCCGCAGTACTATGAGGGATTTATAAATGACGTAACAGAGTGCAAGCGTGCCGAGGCACAGCTGATTAAGCTCTCAAGCGCCATAATACAAAGCCCGGTGGCTGTAATTATAACGGATATTGACGGCAAAATAGATTTTATTAATCCTAAGTTTTGTGAGGTGACAGGGTATAGCCGGCAGGAAGTGACAGGGAAAAACCCCCGCTTTTTGCAATCCGGTAAGACTTCCCCTGAGGTCTATGCTAATCTTTGGGAAACTATCAGAGCCGGTGAAACGTGGCAGGGAGAACTTCTTAACAAAAGAAAAAATGGCAACTACTACTGGAACAGTATCACAGTATCTCCAATAAAGGACGCCGATGGAACTATTACACATTATCTGTCTGTAAATGAGGACATTACACAACGCAAGGAGGTGGAGGAGGCGTTAAGAAAAGCTAAAGAGGCCTCTGAGGTGGCAAACCGTGCCAAAAGCGAATTTCTGGCTAACATGAGCCATGAAATCCGCACCCCGATGAATGCCATTATTGGTATGTCGGGGCTTGTTCTCGATACCCCGTTACAACCTGAACAGAAGGAATACATAGAGATAGTGCTTAATTCAGCCAATTCTCTTTTGACCATTATAAACAGCATTCTGGATTTTTCAAAAATAGAATCCGGCAAACTTGAGCTGGAGGAAATAACCTTTGACCTCCGTGACTTAATAGAAAACATATGTGACCCTCTTTCCATACAGGCTCATAAAAAAGGGCTCGAGCTTTCATACTATATAAGACAGGGGGTAGCTCTTAAACTGATAGGTGACCCGGCCCGTCTTGGGCAGATAATCATCAACTTAATAGGTAATGCGCTGAAATTTACAGAGAAAGGGGAAATATCAATAGGGGTGGATACAGAGCCCGGCTATGACAGCGGACAGTCGGTAATGCTCCACTTTACCGTTGCTGATACCGGCATAGGAATACCTGCCGCTAAGTTTAAATATATATTTGAGAACTTTTCTCAGGCGGACGGCTCAATGACAAGAAAATATGGAGGTACAGGACTGGGGCTTGCCATATCAAAGCAGCTGGTAACTCTGATGGGTGGAGAGATATGGCTTCAGAGCGCTGAAGGCAAGGGCAGTACGTTCCATTTTACATCAAAGTTCTTTCTAAGCGCTGTTAGTGAATGTGCAGAGCCGTTGTGCTTTGACCATGCAAGGGTGTTGATTTCCTGTGATTTCACCAGCAGTTGTTCCATAATCAGAGACATTCTGGAGTGCTCCGACAACGAGGTTATTGAAGCAAAAGGAGCGGATGATACATTTAAAAAGCTGGAAGATGCCAAAGCGGCGGTAACTCCCTACGATATAGTCTTTATTGATGTGCGTCTTGCAGGGATTGGCGGCTTTAAAATGGCGGAGCGGATAATAAATGATCCGGCCATTCCATCCTCGGTTGTTATGATGCTCAACTCCAACCAAAGAAGCGGAGACGTTGAAAGGTGTAAAGAAATCGGAGTCTCATCGTATCTGATTAAACCGATAAAACACAGGGAACTTATAAAAACCATGGAGGAGCTGCTAAAAAAGCCGTTGCCTAAAATAGAAGCCGTCACTGAGCAGCTTAAGCTGCAGCCGGCAGCGACTGATATCTCGGCACTCCGCATTCTTCTTGTGGATGATAACCTTACAAACCGTGTGGTTGCTAAAGGGATAATGAAAAAGCACGGCTATAGCATAACTGAGGCTGAGGACGGGCAAAAGGCTGTAGCACTTTTAAGTGAGGGACTGTTTGATATAGTTTTAATGGACGTGCAGATGCCGGTTATGGATGGTTTTGAAGCAACAAGGATAATCAAGGCAACAGAGTCAACCCGTCATATTCCTGTGATAGCAATGACGGCACACGCTATGAAGGAAGACAGACAGCGGTGCCTGGATGCGGGAATGGATGACTATATCACAAAACCGATACGGGCGGCGGAACTTGTTGAGATGATAGAACGTCATAACCCTCTAAAACAACACAGCCGATAACAATATATGGTAAAATACATTAATCACATAAAGGGGCTTTTATATTATGTCGGAAAATGATCAAAAAAGCGGCGCAGAGATATTACTAGTTGAGGACAGCCTTAGTCAGGCGGTGTTTCTCAAAAACTTGTTAGTAAGATATAGATATCAGGTGAGGATAGCCAGAAACGGGATGGAGGGGCTGGAGTTTCTGAAAGAAAGCCTGCCTGCCATAATAATAAGCGATGTACAGATGCCGGTTATGGATGGATATGAAATGTGCAGAAAGGTTAAGCACGATAACACCTTAAAGGGCATACCGGTGATACTGCTTACCCAGCTGTCGGCTGTGGAGGACATAATAAAGGGTCTTGAGAGCGGAGCGGATAACTTCATAATAAAACCCTACACCGAGGATTCATTAATACACAGAATAGAGCAATTGATTAGGTTGTATAAAACAGAACAGGGCCCGGTCGGCCCGGCATCAGGGATAGAGTTAACACTTGGGGGGAAGAATTATATTTTAAACCCGGAACGCCGCCAGATTTTAAATCTCCTCGTAACGACTTATGAAAAGGTTATAGACCAGAATAAGCAATTAATCGAAAAGGAATACGAATTAACCAGAATGAATACGCTTTTAGAGCAGCGGGTGGGGGAGGAGACAAGGAAGCGGCTGGAGCAAGAGCAATTGTTGATTCATCGTTCAAAAATGGCTACGATGGGGGAAATGATTGGGGTAATAGCACATCAGTGGAAGCAGCCTCTGAATTCCTTTGCCCTGATGATGCAGGATTTGAAAGAAACCTTTGAACATGGAGAGCTTAATCAGGACTTCATAGACAAGACTTATGAGGACTCAGCAAGGCAGATAGAGTTTATGTCAAAAACGATAGATGATTTCAGGAAGTTTTTCAAACCATCAAAAGAAGTAACCGAGTTTAATGTGGTTGATGCTGTTAACGAGGTTATACGAATATTATCATCTCAGATAAAGAACAGCTCAATTGATATAAATGTAGAAAGAGTTAAGTACAGCGATCTAACCGTCAGAGGGTATCGTAATGAGTTTATGCATGTGATTTTAAATATAATATCCAATGCTCGGGATGCTATAGTGGCAAGGAAGCACAGCGGGCACTCTGAAAATCGTGCAATTTCAATAGTAATTAAAAAAGAAGGTGCAAACGTTGTAACAGACATAATGGATACCGGAGGTGGAATTGCACCTGACATCCTCCCCAAAGTATTTGACGCTTATTTCACAACAAAGGGCCAGTCAAACGGCACAGGAATCGGTCTTTACATAGCAAAGATTATAATAGAAAATAACATGGGTGGTACCATATCGGCTGACAACAGAAGCTGCGGAGCCATTTTGAAAATATCAATCCCGCACTCATGAGCAAAGAGGAGATGGCCTGACAATGGCAATTCCGTTTTTTTCAGTCGTTATAGATACATACAATTACGGTAATTATTTAAAAGAAGCGATAGAGTCGGTTTTAAACCAGACATTTCCCCTAAGTGAGGTGGAAATTATAGTTGTTGACGACGGCTCCACTGATAACACCTCTGAACTGGTAAAGAAGTACAAAGATGCTATAACCTATATATATAAGGAAAATGGCGGGCAAGCATCGGCTTTTAACGCGGGGTTTTTACGTGCAAGGGGAAAATTTGTTTCTCTCCTGGATGCAGATGATTTCTGGTATAAGGATAAACTAAAAATTGTAGCTTGCCATTTTGAAAAAAGCTCCGGCTCTGTGGATATCGTAAACCACAACCTTAGTATATCAGAGGAAAATGGAGGAGATGCATATTGGTGGAATCAGGATGAGGGTGAGGTTGCTTTCAGGCAATACAACTCTGATGATTATATCGGTGGTATTCTTATTCCTGTTGTTCCAACATCGGGAAATACTTTCAGGATGGATTGCCTTAAAAAAGTGCTGCCTGTTCCGGATTACTACAGAGTTTGTGCCGATTCCTACCTGCATACAGTAATGCCTTTAGTTGCCGGAAAGATCATCTACATACCGGAGCCATTGGGCGGCTACAGAATTCATGGTAAAAATTGCTGGTCAAACCATGATACCTTTACTATAGAAAAGATCATTGAGAAAGAATCTCTCAACTTACACGACCTGCAAAAGTGGATGGATGCTGCAGGTTTAAAAAACAGACTGGTTGAAAATAAAATGCAGATGGCTATTAACAGAAAGAAAATATTTTATTATAACAGCAGAGGTGAAAAACTGAAGGCTCTGAGGGAAGCTCTGTTATATAAAGACTTTGCCCACGCAAACCCGCCCATATTATACAAGATACTTAAGAGAATCTCGGTGCTTGCAAGTGCTGTGATACCACCGGATGACTACCATGAAATCTGTGAGAGGTCTTACTTTCTCTATGTGTGGCTTATGAGAAAACTCTGGAAGGATTTGAAATATGCCCCTATCATAAATAAGATGGCTAAAAACAAGACGGGTTTGTCAAAAAAGAAGTGAACATGTTTCCGTTTGAACTTAGGCAAAACGCTATAATTATTAAAAATTTTAATGCAAAAGGGAGGTTGTATGAGGGAGAGAACCTTTTTTGACTGGATTTACGATAACAGGTTTAAAATAGGTGAGGTGCTGTTTTTTGTATGGCTTCTTTCTATTATTTACTGGGCTTCCCGGTTCCCTGACATCGAAGCACAACCTATGAATAAATTTATAATAGTTGATAAAATAAAAGATGCCGATGATGAGGGACTTACGGCCCGTGCCGCTCTGACATTTATTTTTTGGCTTGCCACATCCGGTATCTTTTTGGCGGCGGCGGTGCTTTATGCCTTTGCGTTTATAAGAAATGTAATTGTTGATTTAACTAAAGGAGCCGTTTCACATAAATATCATCATTTGGTTGCGCCTGCTCTTTTAATTGTTTCCCTGTGGCCGTGTTTCAGCTATCAGCAGGAGCTAAAATCTGCTGCTTTAACGTTTAAAATGCAGGGGAAAGAAATAGTTACGATGGCGATGGGCTTTGATATCAAACTTAAACGCAAATCACCGGCTGCTGAGGCAACCTCTAACGGACAGGACTCTGATTTGAAAACCTTAAAGGATACGATTAACGAAAACCGTTAGGGTTTTATCTCTGAAAAAGAACCGATATTTCTGAGCTTATTGTGTCTGTTTTTCAATAACTGTTTAGGCGGGATTTTTCTGAGATATTTTATGTTCTCAATTACGTAGTTTTTTATCGTCATAGCAGTACTCTGCGGGTCTTTGTGGGCCCCGCCCGGCGGCTCCGGTAAAATCGCATCTATTATGTTGAAACTTATCAGGTCTTTTGCCGTAAGTTTCAATGCATCGGCTGCCTTAGCGAAGTCCTCCTGGTTAAGCCCAGCCTCTGAGTCCCACAAAATAGCGGCACAGCCCTCCGGCGATATTACCGAGTAGATTGAGTGCTCAAGCATTACAAGACGGTCTGATACGCTTAAGGCCAGTGCCCCGCCACTTCCACCCTCTCCAATAACAATGGATATTATCGGCACCTCTATTGTGGAGATTTCCATCAGATTAACGGCTATTGCCTCGGCCTGTCCCCGCTCCTCCGCACCAATTCCCGGATAGGCCCCCGGTGTGTCTATAAGTGTCAGTATCGGAATATCAAACCTCTCGGCAAGCCTCATCAGGCGAAGCGCTTTTCTATACCCCTCAGGGTTTGGCTGCCCGAAATTTCTGACAATTCTGTCCTTTGTTCCTCTTCCCTTCTGGTGTCCCACAATCAGCACGGAGATGCCCTCTATTGTGCCAAACCCTCCCACGATTGCCGGATCGTCTGCAAATCTCCTGTCACCGTGAAGCTCTATAAAGGTGCCGGTTATTTTGCTTATATAATCCATTGTGTATGGTCTGTCAGGGTGGCGTGCCAGTTGGCATTTTTGCCACGGAGTGAGATTAATGAAGATTTCTTTTCTTAAACTTTCTAATTTCTCTAAAACCGGTAAAATTTCCGCACCATTGTCCGATGATTCCGCACTCTGCAACTCCTGCATCTGTGCAACTTTTAACTCCAACTCCTCAAGAGGTTTTTCAAAATCAAGGTATGATCTCATGGTCGGCTTCAGTTAAGGGCTACTGTGCCCTTCTCCAAAATATCTTCTATTTTATCAATTAAACCGGACTCCACCGATACGTTAAACGCTGTCGCTATGGTAGTTACCATATCGTCGTTATAGAGCTTAAGATAGACCGGAAGCGGCCCTGCAACAAACGACAGTGTTTCCCTCAGTTTTACATATGTTGCTTTATTGCAGTGCTTTTCAAAGAGTTTTATCTCTATATGTTTATAAGCGTCATCTATAGCTTTCTGAAGCCGTTGAACCTCTGCGGCTAATATTTTAGTGCCCTTTTCCGATGCCTCCAGTTTGCCTCTTATAACAACCAGGGCATCCTTTTTAAGAAACGTATCACAGCGGGAAAAAATATCAGGAAAAACTACAACCTCCACACTCCCCTCATCGTCTTCCAACTGCACTATCGCCATCTGTCCCTTATTGTCCTTAACCTGTTTTTTAGCCAACGCTGATACGATACCTGCTACCTTTACCTCCTCCTTATCCATAATATTCTCAAAAGCGGAGGTCTTTACGATGTTTAACTGCTTTAATTCCCTTTCATGATTCTTAAGCGGATGGCCGGTTATATAAAATCCAAGTGACTGCTTTTCAAAGCTGAGCTTTTCATTTTCATCCCATTCGGTTTCTGTGCCGGCTGCACTAAATATCGGTATAGAGCCAAAAAGAGACGGTGTGTTATGGCCGCTGCCGTTTAATAAAATATCTAAGTTTTCAAACGCTCCTTTACGGGTTTTTATCATAGAGTCGAAGGCCCCGGCCTTTATAAGGCTCTCTATTACCTTTTTATTGACTCTGCGGGAATCCACCCTACCGATAAAATCCTCAAGACTTCTAAAGAGCCCTTTGTCTCTGGTTTCAAGCACTGACTCTATTGCCGCAGAACCAACCCCTTTTACCGCCTCAAGCCCAAAACTTATGGCGCTGCCGATTATTTTAAACTTCCTGTCGCTGACGTTTATATCCGGGGGCAGTATCTCTATAGACATTTCACGGCATTCTTTTATAAATTTCACAATCTTATCGGAGCTATCCTCCGTGGAAAGGTTAGCCGCCATGAATTCCACTGAGTAGTGGGTCTTCAGGTAAGCTGTCAGGTATGTTATGTAGGCATACGCTGCTGAATGGGATTTATTGAATCCGTACTTTGCAAACATTGCCATCAGATCAAATATTTTAACTGCCGTAACTTCTTTTATCCCATTTTTAACAGCTCCTTTAACAAAATCATCCTTTTGCTTATCCATCTCATAGCTTATCTTTTTCCCCATGGCTTTTCTCAGTATATCGGCCTGTCCCATGGTGAAACTTGCAAGCTTATTGGCTATCCTCATGACCTGCTCCTGATACAGAATGACTCCATAGGTCTCCTCCAGAATGTCCCTTAACTCAGGTAATTCGTACTGAGCCGGGACAAGCCCCTTTTTCCGCTTTATAAAGTCATCAACCATCCCGCTGCCAATAGGGCCGGGCCTGTACAGGGCAACCAGCGCTATCAGGTCTTCAAACCTGTTAGGAGCCATTCTGATTAAAATATCACGCATCCCTGAACTCTCAAGTTGAAACACACCTGTTGTGGTCCCCTGCCCAAGGAGCTGATACGTTTTTTCGTCATCAAATGAAATACTTTTTAAATCCAGCTCTATAGCCCTGTCTCTGAGATAATCCTGAGTCTGCTTTATAACTGTAAGTGTCTTAAGGCCTAGGAAGTCAAACTTAAGAAGCCCCATCTTTTCAATAGAGCCCATGTCAAACTGGGTTATGATGTTTTCCTCGTTTGTGGGCTTATACAACGGGGTATAGTCGGTAAGCGGCGTGGGGGAGATGACAACACCTGCGGCATGAGTGGAGGCATGACGGCATAATCCCTCAAGCCTCATTGCAATATCAATCAGATTTTTAATTTCCTCTGATTTTTCATAGGCATTTTTCAAGTCCGGCTCAGCCTGCATGGCTTCTTTAATGGTTATATTAAGTGTAAGGGGAATCAATTTGGCAATTCTGTCAACCTCTGCGTAGGGCATTGCAAGGGCCCTTCCAACGTCTCGTACCGCAGCCTTTGCGGCCATTGTACCAAATGTTATTATCTGTGCCACATGGTCTTTGCCGTATCTCTCAGCCGTGTAGCTTATAACCTCTCCGCGCCTGTCCTTACAAAAATCCACGTCAATATCGGGCATACTTATTCTTTCAGGATTTAAAAAGCGCTCAAAGAGCAGATTGTACTTAAGTGGGTCTATGTCGGTTATATCCAAAGTGTAGGCAACTAATGAGCCTGCGGCGGAGCCCCTACCAGGACCAACCGGTATCCCCCTGGTTCGTGCATAGTTTATAAAATCCCACACTATTAAAAAGTATGAGGCAAAGCCCATCTTCTTTATAACCTTTAGTTCCGATTCAAATCTGTCAACGTAGGGCTTCTCAGGCGTTGGGCTTACTTTCTTTGCCAGCCCCTCGCGTGCCAGCTTTTCCAGGTAGTCCTCAGGGCTCAGATTGCCGTTAAAGTTATATCTGGGGAGGCGGATATCATAGAGTTTAAAGGTCAGATTACACTTTTCGGCAATCTCTCTGGTATTTGACACCGCCTCGGGTATGTATGAAAAAGCGGCAGCCATCTCCTGCGGCGATTTAAAATAAAGGCCGTCTGTTTTAAACTTGAGACGGTCCTCATCATAAACAGTT contains these protein-coding regions:
- a CDS encoding response regulator — its product is MDKTRLLVVEDSAIQRELLKRVLLRFGYDVVSAVDGIDGFAKAEKHRPSLIISDISMPGMDGYEMCQKIKNTEGLAAIPVILLTALSDVREIIRGLQSEADYYITKPYDEKYLLLCIESLLSDVNKGRDDNPEEGLKINFLGEQYTIKSNPRQTLNLLLSTYENAVQKNTELIKAQFELKTLNEELENKVRERTKELQASEESYKVLFENTFSGFYRFSPEGKFLSINPAFTTMLGYSSKDELLTFCQDLSCQYFKRKDYEKFMEALKNNASIKDFVSHLKKKDGSELIIEQNIRVVKNEAGQPQYYEGFINDVTECKRAEAQLIKLSSAIIQSPVAVIITDIDGKIDFINPKFCEVTGYSRQEVTGKNPRFLQSGKTSPEVYANLWETIRAGETWQGELLNKRKNGNYYWNSITVSPIKDADGTITHYLSVNEDITQRKEVEEALRKAKEASEVANRAKSEFLANMSHEIRTPMNAIIGMSGLVLDTPLQPEQKEYIEIVLNSANSLLTIINSILDFSKIESGKLELEEITFDLRDLIENICDPLSIQAHKKGLELSYYIRQGVALKLIGDPARLGQIIINLIGNALKFTEKGEISIGVDTEPGYDSGQSVMLHFTVADTGIGIPAAKFKYIFENFSQADGSMTRKYGGTGLGLAISKQLVTLMGGEIWLQSAEGKGSTFHFTSKFFLSAVSECAEPLCFDHARVLISCDFTSSCSIIRDILECSDNEVIEAKGADDTFKKLEDAKAAVTPYDIVFIDVRLAGIGGFKMAERIINDPAIPSSVVMMLNSNQRSGDVERCKEIGVSSYLIKPIKHRELIKTMEELLKKPLPKIEAVTEQLKLQPAATDISALRILLVDDNLTNRVVAKGIMKKHGYSITEAEDGQKAVALLSEGLFDIVLMDVQMPVMDGFEATRIIKATESTRHIPVIAMTAHAMKEDRQRCLDAGMDDYITKPIRAAELVEMIERHNPLKQHSR
- a CDS encoding hybrid sensor histidine kinase/response regulator; translation: MSENDQKSGAEILLVEDSLSQAVFLKNLLVRYRYQVRIARNGMEGLEFLKESLPAIIISDVQMPVMDGYEMCRKVKHDNTLKGIPVILLTQLSAVEDIIKGLESGADNFIIKPYTEDSLIHRIEQLIRLYKTEQGPVGPASGIELTLGGKNYILNPERRQILNLLVTTYEKVIDQNKQLIEKEYELTRMNTLLEQRVGEETRKRLEQEQLLIHRSKMATMGEMIGVIAHQWKQPLNSFALMMQDLKETFEHGELNQDFIDKTYEDSARQIEFMSKTIDDFRKFFKPSKEVTEFNVVDAVNEVIRILSSQIKNSSIDINVERVKYSDLTVRGYRNEFMHVILNIISNARDAIVARKHSGHSENRAISIVIKKEGANVVTDIMDTGGGIAPDILPKVFDAYFTTKGQSNGTGIGLYIAKIIIENNMGGTISADNRSCGAILKISIPHS
- a CDS encoding glycosyltransferase, which codes for MAIPFFSVVIDTYNYGNYLKEAIESVLNQTFPLSEVEIIVVDDGSTDNTSELVKKYKDAITYIYKENGGQASAFNAGFLRARGKFVSLLDADDFWYKDKLKIVACHFEKSSGSVDIVNHNLSISEENGGDAYWWNQDEGEVAFRQYNSDDYIGGILIPVVPTSGNTFRMDCLKKVLPVPDYYRVCADSYLHTVMPLVAGKIIYIPEPLGGYRIHGKNCWSNHDTFTIEKIIEKESLNLHDLQKWMDAAGLKNRLVENKMQMAINRKKIFYYNSRGEKLKALREALLYKDFAHANPPILYKILKRISVLASAVIPPDDYHEICERSYFLYVWLMRKLWKDLKYAPIINKMAKNKTGLSKKK
- a CDS encoding acetyl-CoA carboxylase carboxyltransferase subunit alpha, which codes for MRSYLDFEKPLEELELKVAQMQELQSAESSDNGAEILPVLEKLESLRKEIFINLTPWQKCQLARHPDRPYTMDYISKITGTFIELHGDRRFADDPAIVGGFGTIEGISVLIVGHQKGRGTKDRIVRNFGQPNPEGYRKALRLMRLAERFDIPILTLIDTPGAYPGIGAEERGQAEAIAVNLMEISTIEVPIISIVIGEGGSGGALALSVSDRLVMLEHSIYSVISPEGCAAILWDSEAGLNQEDFAKAADALKLTAKDLISFNIIDAILPEPPGGAHKDPQSTAMTIKNYVIENIKYLRKIPPKQLLKNRHNKLRNIGSFSEIKP
- the dnaE gene encoding DNA polymerase III subunit alpha; amino-acid sequence: MHHADYVPLHLHTQYSLLDGAIRIDELVEKAVEYKLAALAITDHGNLFGAMEFYKKVSDAGIKPIIGSEVYISSGSRLEKIKGTYHHLILLAKNMDGYKNLVSLVTKAYTEGFYYKPRIDKDLLTQYSGGLIALSSCMKGEVPWYLQQGLTDKAREAALYFKHIFGPDFYIEIQNNGLPEQEELNKKLIELSYDTHIKVVATNDCHYLTRDDAKAHEILLCIQTGKTVYDEDRLKFKTDGLYFKSPQEMAAAFSYIPEAVSNTREIAEKCNLTFKLYDIRLPRYNFNGNLSPEDYLEKLAREGLAKKVSPTPEKPYVDRFESELKVIKKMGFASYFLIVWDFINYARTRGIPVGPGRGSAAGSLVAYTLDITDIDPLKYNLLFERFLNPERISMPDIDVDFCKDRRGEVISYTAERYGKDHVAQIITFGTMAAKAAVRDVGRALAMPYAEVDRIAKLIPLTLNITIKEAMQAEPDLKNAYEKSEEIKNLIDIAMRLEGLCRHASTHAAGVVISPTPLTDYTPLYKPTNEENIITQFDMGSIEKMGLLKFDFLGLKTLTVIKQTQDYLRDRAIELDLKSISFDDEKTYQLLGQGTTTGVFQLESSGMRDILIRMAPNRFEDLIALVALYRPGPIGSGMVDDFIKRKKGLVPAQYELPELRDILEETYGVILYQEQVMRIANKLASFTMGQADILRKAMGKKISYEMDKQKDDFVKGAVKNGIKEVTAVKIFDLMAMFAKYGFNKSHSAAYAYITYLTAYLKTHYSVEFMAANLSTEDSSDKIVKFIKECREMSIEILPPDINVSDRKFKIIGSAISFGLEAVKGVGSAAIESVLETRDKGLFRSLEDFIGRVDSRRVNKKVIESLIKAGAFDSMIKTRKGAFENLDILLNGSGHNTPSLFGSIPIFSAAGTETEWDENEKLSFEKQSLGFYITGHPLKNHERELKQLNIVKTSAFENIMDKEEVKVAGIVSALAKKQVKDNKGQMAIVQLEDDEGSVEVVVFPDIFSRCDTFLKKDALVVIRGKLEASEKGTKILAAEVQRLQKAIDDAYKHIEIKLFEKHCNKATYVKLRETLSFVAGPLPVYLKLYNDDMVTTIATAFNVSVESGLIDKIEDILEKGTVALN